In Anguilla rostrata isolate EN2019 chromosome 1, ASM1855537v3, whole genome shotgun sequence, a genomic segment contains:
- the LOC135260978 gene encoding GMP reductase 1-like, whose product MPRLDVDLKLDFKDVLVRPKRSSLQSRAEVDLQRTFTFRNSRQTYHGIPIIAANMDSTGTFQIAQALSKHTLFTAIQKHYSVEDWKAFAAQSPDCLEYVAASSGTSKADLERLCSILESVPGVKYICLDVANGYSEHFVEFVKTVRDRFPDHTIMAGNVVTGEMVEELILSGADIVKVGIGPGSVCTTRIKTGVGYPQLSAVMECADSAHGLKGHIISDGGCSCPGDVAKAFAAGADFVMLGGMLAGHDQCAGDIIEKNGVKMKLFYGMSSDTAMKKYMGGVAGYRASEGRTVEVPYKGNVEDTILDILGGLRSTCTYVGATELKELSRRTTFIRVSQQFSSMFT is encoded by the exons ATGCCCAGGCTGGACGTGGATCTCAAGCTGGACTTTAAAGACGTCCTGGTCCGGCCCAAGAGGAGCAGcctgcagagcagagcagag GTGGACCTGCAAAGAACCTTCACATTCCGCAACTCCAGGCAGACCTACCATGGAATTCCCATTATTGCCGCCAACATGGACTCCACTGGCACCTTCCAGATTGCACAGGCCCTGAGCAAA CACACACTCTTCACAGCCATTCAGAAACATTACTCCGTGGAGGATTGGAAGGCTTTTGCCGCCCAGAGTCCTGACTGTCTGGAG TATGTGGCAGCCAGCTCAGGGACCAGTAAGGCTGACCTGGAGAGGCTGTGCAGTATCCTGGAGAGTGTGCCTGGAGTCAAGTACATCTGCCTGGATGTGGCTAACGGCTACTCAGAGCATTTTGTGGAGTTTGTCAAGACCGTCAGAGACAGATTTCCTGACCACACCATTATG GCTGGCAATGTGGTGACAGGGGAGATGGTGGAGGAACTGATCCTTTCTGGAGCTGACATCGTAAAAGTGGGCATTGGACCAG GTTCTGTGTGCACAACACGCATCAAGACAGGGGTGGGGTACCCCCAGCTCAGCGCTGTTATGGAGTGTGCTGACTCCGCCCATGGACTGAAAGGCCACATTATCTCA GATGGAGGATGCAGCTGCCCAGGTGATGTGGCCAAAGCCTTCG CGGCGGGGGCAGATTTCGTGATGCTGGGGGGCATGCTAGCGGGGCATGACCAGTGTGCTGGTGACATCATTGAGAAGAACGGGGTGAAGATGAAGCTGTTTTACGGGATGAGCTCTGACACAGCAATGAAGAAGTACATGGGAGGAGTTGCAGGATACAG GGCTTCTGAGGGTAGGACAGTGGAGGTCCCCTATAAGGGCAATGTGGAAGATACCATTCTGGACATACTGGGGGGACTACGCTCCACATGCACTTATGTGGGGGCCACTGAACTGAAGGAGTTGAGTCGCCGGACCACATTCATCCGGGTTTCACAGCAATTCAGTAGTATGTTCACCTGA